A single region of the Triticum dicoccoides isolate Atlit2015 ecotype Zavitan chromosome 2B, WEW_v2.0, whole genome shotgun sequence genome encodes:
- the LOC119364060 gene encoding 3-oxoacyl-[acyl-carrier-protein] reductase 4-like, with the protein MAAATAAAVSSPAVTAPLPRAASSAARRGFVSFSGAAARPSALRSDRLRAAAAGFSSGVRTHVAAVEQAVVQDATEVEAPVVVVTGASRGIGKAVALALGKAGCKVLVNYARSSKEAEAVSEEIEASGGQAITFGGDVSKEADVESMMKAALDKWGTIDILVNNAGITRDTLLMRMKKSQWQDVIDLNLTGVFLCTQAATKVMMKKKKGRVINIASVVGLTGNAGQANYSAAKAGVIGFTKTVAREYASRNINVNAIAPGFIASDMTAELGEEVEKRILSTIPLGRYGQPEEVAGLVEFLALNPAASYITGQVLTIDGGMVM; encoded by the exons ATGGCCGCCGCCACCGCAGCCGCCGTCTCCTCCCCGGCGGTCACCGCCCCCTTGCCTCGCGCCGCCTCGTCCGCGGCGCGCCGGGGCTTCGTCTCCTTCAGCGGGGCCGCCGCCCGTCCGTCCGCGCTCCGATCCGACCGCCTCCGGGCAGCCGCCGCCGGCTTCTCCTCCG GTGTGCGCACCCACGTTGCTGCTGTTGAACAAGCAGTTGTGCAAGATGCTACAGAGGTGGAAGCTCCAGTTGTTGTTGTTACGGGTGCTTCCAGAGGGATTGGAAAAGCCGTTGCATTGGCTCTTGGAAAAGCTGGCTGCAAG GTCCTAGTGAATTATGCACGATCCTCGAAAGAGGCTGAAGCAGTCTCCGAAGAG ATTGAAGCATCTGGTGGTCAGGCTATTACCTTTGGAGGAGATGTTTCTAAAGAAGCTGATGTAGAATCTATGATGAAAGCA GCTCTTGATAAATGGGGAACAATTGACATCCTGGTAAATAATGCAG GGATTACGAGGGATACATTGTTGATGAGGATGAAGAAATCTCAGTGGCAAGATGTAATTGATCTAAATCTTACTGGTGTTTTCCTCTGTACACAG GCTGCCACAAAAGTAATGATGAAGAAGAAAAAG GGAAGAGTCATCAACATAGCATCAGTTGTTGGTCTTACTGGCAATGCTGGCCAAGCTAATTACAGTGCTGCCAAGGCTGGAGTCATTGGTTTCACTAAAACAGTTGCTAGGGAATATGCAAGCAGGAATATCAAT GTGAATGCAATCGCACCTGGATTCATAGCATCAGACATGACCGCGGAACTTGGAGAGGAGGTTGAGAAGAGAATCTTGTCGACTATTCCCTTGG GGAGGTATGGCCAGCCAGAGGAAGTTGCTGGGTTGGTTGAGTTCTTGGCCCTGAATCCCGCGGCCAGCTACATCACTGGACAG GTGCTTACCATCGATGGTGGGATGGTAATGTGA